From the genome of Cytophagia bacterium CHB2:
ATCTTTCACGCATATTGCAAAGCTTTTAACTTATATTGCACGAAAGGGTAACTTGCTATTTTGGTTGCCGGAGCTTGTGGCAGGAGACTGGCCGGGGAAGTTTTTAGCGATAGAAAGAAGAGCAGGCGGGCCGATTTTCTAGTGATAATCGGGCAAATATTTGACAAACGGCAATGCCGCTTTGACCGCGTCATAAAAAACTTTGTCCGCCGTCCAAAATTCGCATCCCCGCAACTCGGCGAGCGCCGCATAGGTAGAGTCATAAACTTTGCGTTGCTGGAATTGGCGCGCGATCTCACGCGCCCTCAGGCGGAGTCGAGGATGGTTTGCAATCATAATCGGCGCGTTATCTAGCAGAGCCAATGTTTGATCCGCAATTTGCGGCGTGACTTTGCCTTCAACGAGCCGGGTTTGAATGACACTGTCTGTTTCCATTTCGAACAAGGCAGGCGCGATCAATTCGATACCGGCCGCTCGCGAATCACGCAAGAACTTAACGGCCTTGTGCCGAAAGCTTTCGCCCTTGATGAACCATTTGATGGCAATACTCGCATCAACACAGCGTTCAGGCATGGTTTACTCCTCGTCGCGAATGCGGCGCAAGTCCGCAGCCGAATCGAACGGTCCCTGCCATAAATCTGCCACGCGATCACACTCTGCCAGCCACGCATCGATGCGGACGGGCCTCGCCTGCTTTTTTTTCTGTTCTTGGTTTTGGGAAAGCGGCGTCATATTGAACGAAAAATCGCTCAACTTTGCGGAAATATGCGCCACGAGCCGAAGCTGCTGGTCGGGCGGAAGTTGAGCCACATGTTGTTCGAGTTCTTCAAAGGTCAACGCAATCGACATAGTAATGCCTCCATTTGGTTGTGAATAATATAAAAACAAAAAGCCCAGTGTTTCAACGTTTTTTTAGCGCTACCGGTACCCTTGCAATGTTTTTGTTTGCGCTCTTTTTTAAGAGCCGTGCTTTTTTTTGTGTGTGTTGTGTAGCGGGCGCTAAAAAGTTTTTTTTACATACTCCTTCGGGCTGCAGCCAAATTGCTCGTGAAAGCATTTCGTGAAATACGCCTGGCTGCCGAAGCCGACTTGATAAGCGATCTCCGCCACCGTGCCGGCATCTTGCTTGAGCAAATCCACCGCGCGCGCCAAGCGCATGGAGCGGATGAACTGGCTCGCGGATTGATTCGTCAGTGCCTTCAGTTTACGATGAATCTGCGAATGGCTCATGCCCACTTTGCGGCTCAGCGTTTCCACCTCAAAGTTCTCATCGCTTAAATATCCTTCCACCACGGCCTTCACTTTGTTGAGAAAGACTTCATCTCTCGGCGTGATGGCGATGTCCTGCGGCTTCAAAACGATTTCACGGCTGAAGCGCTCGCGTAATTGCTGACGCTGTTTAATGAGATTATGCACCCGCGCCAGTAGCTCTTTGGAATCGAACGGTTTGATGAGATAATCGTCTGCGCCGGTTTCGAGGCCGTGTACTTTACTCTCGCTGTCCGCTTTGGCCGTGAGCATGATGATGGGCACATGGCTGGTCTTCTCGTCGGTTTTCAAAATGCGGCACAGTTCGTTGCCGTCGCGTTTGGGCATCATCACGTCGGTGATGATCAAATCGGGAATGGCCTCCAAAGCTTTTTGCACGCCTTCAACGCCATCCACGGCTTCAATGACTTTGAACGCGGGTTCGAGATATTGCCGAATGTACGTGCGCACATCGGCGTTGTCTTCGACGACGAGGAGAATCGGTTCGTCGCTGGGTTCTGGTTGCTCGTTGCTGGTCGCTTGATGTTGGTTGCTCGATGCTTGATTCTGGATGCTGGATTCTCGATCCTCGATCCACAATCCTCGATCTTCGAACCTCGCAGATTGCTCGTTAGCAATTTCTGCATCTTTCAAATGCGCGTTCCCCAGCGGCAGGCGCACAATGAACGTCGTCCCTCGCCCGACTTCGCTTTGAACAGAGATCTCGCCGTGATGCAATTCTACCAGTTCTTTCGTGAGCGCGAGACCGATGCCCGTGCCTTCGTGCTCTTGCACCGAGCTTGTCGAGGTGCGCGAGGTTACAACTTGATAGAAGCGATCAAAGATTTTGTCGAGTTGATCCGGGGGAATACCCGGCCCGGTGTCAGAGATTTTGATGATTGCAGATTGGGGATTCCGGATTGCTGAAAAATCCTTCTGTATTCTATCGAAATCCGCATTCTGCAATCCGCACTCCACAATCACTTGCCCTTCTTCCGGCGTGAATTTCAAGGCATTCGACAATAGATTCGAAATGATCTTCTCCAGTTTATCGCGATCAAAATAGACGATGAGGTTCTCTTCTTCTGCAGAAATAATTAATGCAATGCGCTTGCGTTCTGCTGCCGAGGCAAACGACAGCACGATCCCTTTGAGAAAACTGACAATATTCTCCGCTCGCGCTTGCAGCGACATACGTCCGGCTTCGAGGCGCGCGAGATCGAGCAATTGATTGATCAGGCGCAACAGCCGCTGGCCGTTGCGCAACATCATCGCATAGACTTCTTTGACATTGCCTTTGAATTGCTCCGCATGCAACTGTTCAAGCGGCCCGAGAATGAGCGTGAGCGGCGTGCGGAACTCGTGCGAGATGTTGGCGAAGAAGCGCGATTTCATGTGATCCATCTCGTGCAGTTTCTCCGCTTCGAAATTTTTCATCTTCAGCTCGTTGCGCAGCCGCACGCGATTGAGTTCGAAACGCCGCAAGCCATAAAGTGCCGCCGCGAACAGCATGAAATAACCGGCATACGCCCAGCGCGTTTGCCACCACGGCGGGGTGATAGTTATTTTCAGTGAAGTGCCTTCTTCATTCCACACGCCGTCGTTGTTCGAGCCTTTCACACGCAGCGTGTATTCACCCGGATCGAGATTCGTAAACGTCACATCGTGCTTCGCGCCGAGTTGAATCCAATTGTCATTGAAGCCTTCGAGTTTGTAGGCATACTGATTCTTGAACGTGTTGCGATAACTCAATGCTGCGAATTCAAAATTCAGCA
Proteins encoded in this window:
- a CDS encoding type II toxin-antitoxin system VapC family toxin — translated: MPERCVDASIAIKWFIKGESFRHKAVKFLRDSRAAGIELIAPALFEMETDSVIQTRLVEGKVTPQIADQTLALLDNAPIMIANHPRLRLRAREIARQFQQRKVYDSTYAALAELRGCEFWTADKVFYDAVKAALPFVKYLPDYH